One part of the Neisseria zalophi genome encodes these proteins:
- the ftsA gene encoding cell division protein FtsA produces MVKGKYISALDIGTSKVIALIGEVQEDNEIHIIGLGQAPSRGLKAGMVTNIDATAQAIKQAMNEAELMADCKVDSVTTGIAGNHIRSLNSQGVVKIKDGEVTQADIDRAIETAKAVNIPPDHNILHTVVQEYIIDNQPGVKEPIGMSGVRLDTRVHIITGAITALQNIQKCVNRCGLHMDQIMLQPLASGQAVLTEDEKDLGVCVIDIGGGTTDIAVYTNGAIRHTAVIPVAGDLITKDLAQALRTPHNAAEYIKIHHGVAIATMDGLDEMIEVPSVGDRQPRQISRRVLASVIGPRVEEILELTLNELRRSGFPEEVLTSGIVLTGGASLLTGIVDLAEDVFNLPARIGVPHEMGGVSERIRNPRYATAIGLLQAARGEVYGAPVSGAVAIRESKDSLWVRFRDWLKNNF; encoded by the coding sequence ATGGTAAAAGGCAAATATATCAGTGCATTGGATATCGGCACTTCTAAAGTGATTGCGTTGATTGGCGAAGTTCAGGAAGACAACGAAATCCACATTATCGGTTTGGGGCAGGCACCGTCGCGCGGCTTGAAAGCCGGCATGGTGACCAATATCGATGCTACTGCCCAAGCCATTAAACAGGCCATGAACGAAGCCGAGCTGATGGCCGACTGCAAAGTAGACAGCGTCACCACCGGTATTGCGGGTAACCATATCCGCAGCCTCAATTCGCAAGGCGTGGTAAAAATCAAAGACGGCGAAGTAACGCAGGCCGATATCGACCGTGCGATTGAAACCGCCAAAGCCGTAAATATTCCGCCCGATCACAATATCCTGCACACCGTGGTACAAGAATATATTATCGACAACCAACCCGGCGTGAAAGAACCCATCGGCATGAGCGGGGTGCGGTTGGATACCCGCGTACACATTATCACCGGCGCCATTACCGCACTGCAAAATATTCAAAAATGCGTAAACCGTTGCGGGCTGCACATGGATCAAATCATGTTGCAACCATTGGCCAGCGGGCAGGCCGTGTTAACCGAAGATGAAAAAGACTTGGGTGTGTGCGTGATTGATATCGGCGGCGGCACCACCGATATTGCGGTTTATACCAACGGCGCCATCCGCCACACTGCTGTCATTCCCGTGGCCGGTGATCTGATTACCAAAGATTTGGCGCAAGCACTGCGTACGCCGCACAATGCCGCCGAATACATCAAAATCCACCACGGCGTTGCTATTGCCACCATGGACGGATTAGATGAAATGATCGAAGTGCCAAGCGTCGGCGACCGCCAGCCGCGCCAGATTTCCCGCCGCGTATTGGCCAGCGTTATCGGCCCGCGTGTCGAAGAAATTTTGGAGTTGACTCTAAATGAATTGCGCCGTAGCGGTTTCCCTGAAGAAGTGCTGACTTCGGGCATCGTCTTAACCGGCGGGGCATCGTTGCTGACCGGCATTGTCGATCTGGCCGAAGACGTATTTAACCTGCCCGCCCGCATCGGTGTGCCGCATGAAATGGGCGGGGTATCCGAACGTATCCGTAACCCGCGTTATGCCACAGCCATTGGTTTACTTCAGGCGGCCAGAGGCGAAGTTTACGGCGCACCGGTAAGCGGTGCGGTTGCCATCCGCGAATCTAAAGACAGCCTGTGGGTGAGATTCCGCGATTGGCTGAAAAATAATTTTTAA
- a CDS encoding cell division protein FtsQ/DivIB, whose product MWDNAGALKRITRWLMLLVIVILLGAFGVWIYNSPYFPVKQVRIEGEIQRTGNKQLQTVAQKYIRGNILKADLNGAQEAFAKLPWIGKVTIRRRLPDTVEIRLVERIPVARWKDSALVDSEGNLFKAATDETFPEFEGQPGTARDMVNHYNRFTGIIRPLDLHIVKLEYTARSAWSAELDNGIVVRLGRENEIDRMQRFADMWPSILKEQEKYLEYIDMRYKDGFAVRYREKPQEEDEPSEEQDLAAETPNRQ is encoded by the coding sequence ATGTGGGATAATGCAGGCGCGCTTAAGCGCATAACTCGTTGGCTGATGCTTCTGGTGATTGTGATATTACTGGGAGCATTCGGTGTTTGGATTTACAATTCACCTTATTTCCCGGTGAAACAAGTCCGTATCGAAGGCGAGATACAGCGTACCGGCAACAAGCAATTGCAAACCGTGGCGCAAAAATATATACGCGGCAACATTTTGAAAGCCGATTTAAACGGCGCGCAAGAAGCATTTGCGAAATTGCCGTGGATTGGCAAAGTCACCATCCGCCGCCGCTTGCCCGATACCGTGGAAATCCGCTTGGTAGAAAGAATACCGGTTGCCCGTTGGAAAGATTCCGCACTGGTGGATAGCGAAGGCAACTTATTTAAAGCCGCCACCGATGAAACCTTTCCAGAGTTTGAAGGGCAGCCCGGAACAGCCAGAGACATGGTGAACCACTATAATCGCTTCACCGGCATTATCAGGCCGCTGGATCTACATATCGTCAAACTCGAATATACGGCGCGTTCGGCATGGTCGGCAGAATTGGATAACGGCATTGTCGTGCGCTTGGGGCGTGAAAACGAAATTGACCGCATGCAGCGTTTCGCCGATATGTGGCCGAGTATTTTGAAAGAGCAGGAAAAATATCTGGAATATATAGATATGCGCTATAAAGACGGCTTTGCCGTGCGCTACCGCGAAAAACCGCAAGAAGAAGACGAGCCGTCTGAAGAACAGGATTTGGCGGCTGAAACACCAAACCGACAGTAA
- a CDS encoding D-alanine--D-alanine ligase, whose protein sequence is MQAFGKVAVLMGGFSSEREVSLDSGAAIVAALKSKGIDAHPFDPKETPLEQLKAQGFQTAFNILHGTYGEDGTIQGALELLGIPYTGSGVMASAVGMDKYRCKLIWQAVGLPVPEFAVLREYSDFDEVERRLGLPMFVKPAAEGSSVGVVKVKEAGRLKAVYEELKHFHGEIIAERFIGGGEYSCPVINGEGYPSIRIIPTTEFYDYEAKYNRNDTVYQCPSDLNEADEQQMRLLAVQGAEAVGAAGVSRVDFLKDTDGKLYLLEINTLPGMTSHSLVPKSAAETGLSFADLCVEILKTAHVG, encoded by the coding sequence ATGCAAGCATTTGGCAAAGTTGCCGTTTTAATGGGTGGGTTTTCCAGCGAGCGCGAAGTATCGCTTGATAGTGGTGCCGCCATTGTTGCCGCACTGAAAAGCAAAGGTATAGATGCCCACCCGTTTGACCCGAAAGAAACCCCGCTGGAACAATTAAAAGCCCAAGGTTTTCAGACGGCCTTTAATATCCTGCACGGTACATACGGCGAAGACGGAACGATACAGGGCGCCTTAGAACTATTGGGTATCCCCTATACCGGCAGCGGTGTGATGGCTTCTGCCGTCGGCATGGATAAATACCGCTGCAAACTGATTTGGCAGGCAGTGGGATTGCCTGTTCCCGAATTTGCCGTGCTGCGGGAATATAGTGATTTTGATGAAGTCGAGCGTCGGCTCGGCCTGCCTATGTTTGTGAAACCGGCAGCCGAAGGCAGTAGTGTTGGCGTAGTGAAAGTAAAAGAAGCAGGCCGTCTGAAAGCTGTTTATGAAGAGCTGAAGCATTTTCACGGCGAGATTATTGCCGAGCGCTTTATCGGCGGTGGCGAATATTCCTGTCCGGTGATTAATGGGGAGGGTTATCCCAGCATCCGAATTATCCCGACCACCGAGTTTTATGACTACGAAGCCAAATACAACCGCAACGATACCGTTTATCAATGCCCGTCCGACCTTAACGAAGCAGACGAGCAGCAAATGCGGCTGTTGGCCGTGCAGGGTGCCGAAGCCGTCGGTGCGGCCGGTGTGTCACGCGTGGACTTCTTAAAAGATACCGACGGCAAATTATATTTGCTTGAAATCAATACCCTGCCGGGTATGACAAGTCATAGTTTAGTACCGAAGTCTGCCGCCGAAACCGGCTTGAGCTTCGCCGATTTATGTGTTGAAATTTTGAAAACCGCTCATGTGGGATAA
- the murC gene encoding UDP-N-acetylmuramate--L-alanine ligase: MMKNRVSNIHFVGIGGSGMCGIAEVLHNLGFHVSGSDQAQSSVTEHLSSLGVRVYPGHTAEHVADADVVVTSTAVKADNPEVVAAQERKIPVIPRALMLAELMRFRDGIAIAGTHGKTTTTSLTASVLAAAGMDPTFVIGGKLTAAGTNARLGRGEYIVAEADESDASFLHLTPIMSVITNIDTDHMDTYDHSVEKLHQAFVSFIHRMPFYGKAFLCIDSEHVRAIIPHISKPFATYGLDEEADIYASDIQADGTQMRFTVHVKQHDIEPFEVVLNMPGHHNVLNALAAIGVALEVGASVEAIQQGLLGFAGVGRRFQSYGEISLPEGGHAVLIDDYGHHPVEMAATLAAARGAYPDKRLVLAFQPHRYTRTRDLFEDFVGVLSAVDVLVLTEVYAAGEEPIVAADSRALARAVRVLGKLEPIYCEEVGELPQTLLNVLKDGDVVLTMGAGSINKVPAVLAGQAV; the protein is encoded by the coding sequence ATGATGAAAAACAGAGTCAGCAATATTCATTTTGTCGGCATCGGCGGTTCCGGTATGTGCGGGATTGCCGAAGTTTTGCATAATTTGGGTTTTCATGTGTCCGGCTCGGATCAGGCGCAAAGTTCGGTTACCGAGCATTTGAGCAGCTTGGGGGTGCGTGTTTATCCCGGCCATACCGCCGAACACGTTGCCGATGCCGATGTGGTAGTAACATCCACTGCCGTAAAGGCCGATAATCCGGAAGTGGTTGCCGCACAAGAGCGGAAAATCCCCGTGATTCCCCGTGCGTTGATGTTGGCGGAATTAATGCGTTTCCGTGACGGTATCGCCATTGCCGGTACGCACGGTAAAACCACTACCACGAGTTTAACGGCATCTGTTTTGGCTGCAGCGGGTATGGATCCGACCTTTGTGATCGGTGGTAAATTAACGGCGGCAGGAACCAATGCCCGTTTGGGGCGGGGCGAATATATCGTAGCGGAAGCCGACGAATCCGATGCATCGTTTCTGCATTTAACGCCGATTATGTCAGTGATCACCAATATCGACACCGATCATATGGATACTTATGATCACAGCGTCGAAAAACTGCATCAGGCGTTTGTCAGCTTTATCCACCGTATGCCTTTTTACGGTAAAGCATTTTTGTGTATCGACAGCGAGCATGTGCGTGCCATTATTCCGCATATCAGCAAACCTTTCGCGACTTACGGATTAGATGAAGAAGCCGATATTTATGCCAGCGATATACAAGCCGACGGCACGCAGATGCGGTTTACCGTGCATGTGAAACAACATGATATCGAGCCTTTTGAAGTTGTATTGAATATGCCGGGCCATCATAATGTGTTGAACGCGTTGGCGGCAATCGGGGTGGCGTTGGAAGTCGGCGCTTCGGTGGAAGCGATTCAACAAGGGCTGCTCGGTTTTGCCGGTGTCGGACGACGCTTCCAAAGCTATGGTGAAATTAGTCTGCCCGAAGGCGGCCATGCCGTATTGATTGATGATTACGGCCATCATCCTGTAGAAATGGCGGCCACTTTAGCCGCCGCGCGTGGAGCTTATCCCGATAAACGCTTGGTATTGGCTTTCCAGCCGCACCGCTATACCCGCACCCGTGATTTGTTTGAAGATTTTGTCGGCGTACTCAGTGCCGTTGATGTATTGGTGTTAACCGAAGTATATGCCGCCGGCGAAGAGCCTATTGTGGCGGCCGATTCCCGTGCTTTGGCCAGAGCCGTGCGCGTATTGGGCAAGCTGGAGCCGATTTATTGCGAAGAAGTCGGCGAGTTGCCGCAAACCTTATTGAATGTATTGAAAGACGGCGATGTGGTGCTCACCATGGGCGCGGGCAGTATCAATAAAGTGCCGGCAGTATTGGCAGGGCAGGCCGTCTGA
- the murG gene encoding undecaprenyldiphospho-muramoylpentapeptide beta-N-acetylglucosaminyltransferase, producing MVGKTFMLMAGGTGGHIFPALAVAESLRARGHHVIWLGSKDSMEERIVPQHDIRLETLAIKGVRGNGWKRKLMLPFTLFKTIQAALKIIRKHRVDCVIGFGGFVTFPGGVAAKLAGIPIVIHEQNAVAGLSNKQLSRWARRVMYAFPKTFDNPDGLVGNPVRADIANLPAPAERFAGRKGRLKVLVMGGSLGADVLNQTVPRALALLTENERPRIYHQAGRGKLGTLKTDYEVLNVDAECVEFIDDMVAAYRDADVVICRAGALTIAELTAAGVGALLVPYPYAVDDHQTANARFMVQTDAGLLLPQSQLTAEKLSEVLWALDRERCLEWAENARTLAMPQSADDVALAAIATTM from the coding sequence ATGGTCGGTAAGACTTTTATGTTGATGGCAGGCGGCACCGGCGGGCATATTTTCCCCGCGTTGGCCGTAGCGGAATCATTGCGTGCACGCGGGCACCATGTGATTTGGCTGGGCAGTAAAGATTCTATGGAAGAGCGCATTGTGCCGCAGCATGATATCCGCTTGGAAACGTTGGCCATCAAAGGTGTGCGCGGCAATGGTTGGAAGCGTAAATTGATGCTGCCGTTTACCCTGTTCAAGACCATACAGGCAGCTTTGAAAATTATCCGTAAACACCGCGTAGATTGTGTTATCGGTTTTGGCGGTTTTGTTACTTTCCCCGGCGGGGTGGCGGCGAAATTGGCGGGCATTCCGATTGTGATTCACGAACAAAATGCGGTGGCGGGATTGTCTAATAAACAGCTTTCCCGCTGGGCGCGGCGTGTGATGTATGCCTTTCCGAAAACATTTGATAACCCCGACGGTTTGGTCGGCAACCCCGTGCGTGCCGATATTGCCAATCTGCCCGCTCCGGCCGAGCGGTTTGCAGGGCGCAAAGGCCGTCTGAAAGTATTGGTGATGGGCGGCAGCCTTGGCGCGGATGTATTGAACCAAACCGTTCCGCGCGCACTGGCGTTGCTCACCGAAAACGAACGCCCCCGAATATATCATCAGGCCGGGCGCGGCAAACTCGGCACATTGAAAACCGATTACGAAGTGCTCAATGTCGATGCCGAATGTGTGGAATTTATCGATGATATGGTTGCCGCCTACCGCGATGCCGATGTGGTGATTTGCCGCGCCGGTGCGCTGACCATTGCCGAATTGACCGCTGCCGGTGTCGGCGCATTGTTGGTGCCGTATCCGTATGCGGTAGACGATCATCAAACCGCTAATGCCCGCTTTATGGTGCAGACGGATGCCGGGCTATTGCTGCCGCAATCGCAACTGACGGCTGAAAAACTATCGGAAGTGCTGTGGGCGCTGGATCGTGAGCGTTGTTTGGAGTGGGCGGAAAACGCCCGTACATTGGCGATGCCGCAAAGTGCCGACGATGTGGCCTTGGCGGCAATCGCCACGACAATGTAA
- the ftsW gene encoding putative lipid II flippase FtsW codes for MITESKILDRKILRSGHKIDYSLLWMVVLMVSFSLLMIYSASIPYAANDGGDKWFYLSRQAMFLAAGGVIGWAVTKIKIATWKRATPYILLFSLVLLVAVLGVGREINGAKRWIHIGPINLQPTEIFKLAIILYLSSFFTRKAEILKQFKKVGFSAVPVGFGLGLIMLEPDFGSFVVVAAVAMGLLFLAGLPWRWFMMMVGIGLGSMVALIAVAPYRMARVAAFLNPWEDPLGKGYQLTHSLMAIARGEWFGVGLGASLEKRFYLPEAHTDFILAVIGEEFGFVGILMLILCYAWLVWRAFSIGKQARDLELYFGAYVAKGIGIWLGIQSFFNIGVNIGLLPTKGLTLPLMSYGGSAVIVMLVCMALLLRIDYENRLKMRGYKVEG; via the coding sequence ATGATTACAGAATCCAAAATATTAGACCGCAAAATACTTCGCAGCGGCCATAAAATCGACTATTCGCTATTGTGGATGGTGGTGTTGATGGTGTCGTTCAGCCTATTGATGATTTATTCCGCTTCCATTCCGTATGCGGCGAACGACGGCGGCGATAAGTGGTTCTACCTTAGCCGCCAAGCAATGTTTTTAGCTGCGGGCGGGGTGATCGGTTGGGCGGTCACCAAAATCAAGATAGCGACTTGGAAGAGGGCGACCCCGTATATTTTGTTGTTTAGTTTGGTATTGTTGGTGGCCGTGTTGGGTGTCGGGCGAGAAATCAACGGGGCCAAACGTTGGATACACATCGGGCCGATTAACCTGCAACCGACCGAAATTTTCAAGCTTGCAATTATTTTGTATTTGTCGAGCTTTTTCACCCGCAAAGCCGAGATTTTGAAGCAGTTTAAAAAAGTCGGTTTTTCCGCCGTACCGGTGGGGTTCGGTTTGGGCTTGATTATGTTGGAGCCCGACTTCGGTTCGTTTGTGGTGGTGGCTGCCGTGGCTATGGGACTGCTGTTTCTGGCCGGGCTGCCGTGGCGCTGGTTTATGATGATGGTCGGCATCGGTTTGGGCAGTATGGTGGCATTGATTGCCGTAGCACCATACCGTATGGCACGGGTAGCCGCATTTCTAAACCCGTGGGAAGACCCGTTGGGCAAAGGTTATCAGCTTACCCATTCTCTGATGGCGATTGCCCGTGGTGAATGGTTCGGCGTCGGCCTGGGCGCTAGCTTGGAAAAGCGTTTTTACCTGCCTGAGGCGCATACCGACTTTATTTTGGCCGTTATCGGCGAAGAATTCGGGTTCGTCGGCATTTTGATGCTGATTCTCTGCTATGCATGGCTGGTATGGCGGGCGTTTTCTATCGGCAAACAGGCGCGGGATTTGGAATTGTATTTTGGTGCCTATGTGGCCAAAGGTATCGGTATTTGGTTGGGCATTCAAAGTTTCTTTAATATCGGTGTGAATATCGGCCTGCTGCCTACGAAAGGGCTGACGCTGCCGCTCATGTCATACGGCGGTTCCGCCGTGATAGTGATGTTGGTATGTATGGCGTTGTTGCTGAGGATTGATTACGAAAACCGTTTGAAAATGCGCGGTTATAAAGTTGAAGGATAA